The following coding sequences lie in one Niabella agricola genomic window:
- a CDS encoding MBL fold metallo-hydrolase gives MLSIHRFVFNPFQENTYILYNETGKCIIIDPGFSNETERSEFLRFIDEKKLQPVYLVNTHCHIDHILGNQFVYDTWKLPLHIHKGEQGVLQSGPKVAEMYGFSFAPYTGTLVFLDVTDTISLGDDTMTLLFTPGHSPASLSFYNKESGILVSGDTLFSGSIGRTDLPGGDFATLEHSIRTQLYTLPDATKVYSGHGPGTSIGYEKKNNPFIQEL, from the coding sequence ATGTTATCGATTCATCGTTTTGTCTTTAATCCCTTCCAGGAAAACACCTATATCCTTTACAACGAAACCGGGAAATGCATCATTATCGACCCGGGATTTTCCAACGAAACGGAGCGGAGCGAATTCCTCCGGTTTATTGACGAAAAAAAACTGCAACCGGTTTACCTGGTCAATACCCATTGTCATATTGACCACATCCTGGGCAACCAGTTTGTATACGACACCTGGAAATTGCCGCTTCATATTCACAAAGGCGAGCAGGGAGTGTTGCAATCGGGGCCAAAAGTGGCTGAGATGTATGGGTTTTCCTTTGCGCCCTATACCGGAACCCTGGTATTTCTTGATGTGACGGACACAATTTCCCTGGGCGATGATACAATGACACTGCTTTTTACGCCCGGTCATTCACCCGCCAGTCTGTCATTTTATAACAAGGAAAGCGGCATCCTGGTCAGCGGCGATACACTGTTCAGCGGCAGCATCGGGCGTACCGATTTGCCCGGCGGAGACTTTGCCACCCTGGAACATTCCATCCGCACCCAACTCTATACCCTGCCCGATGCTACAAAGGTCTATTCGGGTCATGGGCCCGGCACCAGCATTGGGTATGAGAAAAAAAATAACCCCTTTATTCAGGAGTTATAG
- a CDS encoding RNA polymerase sigma factor yields MANKEFNELLVDNADFLKPFAVNLTKNSESANDLYQETLYKALANSEKYHSGTNIKAWLFTIMRNIFINDYRRNVKRKTILDSTPEDYLINMSQVSVVNTAESSLREKEINAAIEGLPETFKVPFRLYFEGYKYQEIAEYLKEPLGTIKSRIHFARKLLKEQIRRY; encoded by the coding sequence ATGGCAAATAAAGAATTTAATGAACTGTTGGTAGACAATGCAGATTTTCTGAAACCCTTTGCTGTAAATCTTACAAAGAATTCAGAATCAGCGAATGATCTTTATCAGGAAACACTGTATAAAGCGCTTGCAAACTCTGAAAAGTACCATTCCGGAACCAATATAAAGGCCTGGCTATTTACCATTATGCGGAATATCTTTATCAATGATTACCGCAGGAATGTAAAACGGAAGACTATTTTAGACAGTACCCCCGAAGATTACCTGATCAATATGAGCCAGGTTTCCGTGGTCAACACGGCAGAAAGCTCGCTGAGAGAAAAAGAGATCAATGCTGCTATTGAAGGACTTCCGGAAACATTTAAAGTTCCGTTCCGCCTGTATTTCGAAGGGTATAAATACCAGGAAATAGCCGAGTATTTAAAAGAACCCCTTGGAACCATTAAAAGCCGCATTCACTTTGCCCGCAAGCTGCTGAAGGAACAGATCCGCAGGTATTAG
- a CDS encoding tyrosine-protein phosphatase, producing the protein MDYTLVGTDMHSHLIPGIDDGSPDLETSVALIQGFKELGYSKLITTPHILWDLYKNTPERIEKGLDLLRKALEENQVAVEIEAAAEYFLDDHMQELLQKKERLLTIKDNLVLTEFSTMHQSMSMKNILFDVLMAGYQPILAHPERYIYLYKKWDLFHEIKDNGILFQLNLLSVTGGYGARVQEIAQYLLDHDFYTFVGTDLHHEGHMARLKTLEIPAKLQELLTNDRIQNRHL; encoded by the coding sequence ATGGATTATACTTTGGTAGGAACCGATATGCATTCTCATTTAATTCCTGGAATTGACGACGGCTCACCCGACCTGGAAACTTCTGTGGCATTAATCCAGGGCTTTAAGGAACTCGGTTACTCCAAACTGATCACTACACCGCATATACTCTGGGATCTGTATAAAAATACACCGGAGCGCATTGAAAAAGGGCTGGACCTGCTCCGGAAGGCGTTGGAAGAAAACCAGGTTGCTGTCGAAATTGAAGCGGCTGCAGAATATTTCCTGGATGATCATATGCAGGAGCTGCTGCAAAAAAAGGAGCGGCTGCTGACCATTAAAGACAACCTGGTGCTGACGGAGTTTTCTACCATGCATCAGTCAATGTCAATGAAAAATATTTTATTTGACGTACTGATGGCCGGATACCAGCCGATACTTGCACACCCGGAACGCTATATTTATTTATACAAAAAATGGGACCTGTTTCACGAAATAAAGGATAACGGAATACTGTTTCAGCTAAACCTGCTGTCTGTAACAGGCGGATATGGTGCGCGGGTACAGGAAATTGCCCAATACCTCCTCGACCACGATTTTTACACATTCGTAGGCACCGATCTGCACCATGAAGGACATATGGCCCGGCTGAAAACGCTGGAGATCCCTGCCAAACTTCAGGAATTACTTACAAATGACCGTATTCAGAATCGTCATCTTTAG
- a CDS encoding glycosyltransferase encodes MPKILRIHNRLITGGPVYNVLNLTKFLEPDFETLLVVGEKESHEQDAGFLAEEMGVKPLLVPEMGRSIHPLKDYKAYHKITEIIKAFKPDIVHTHAAKPGAVGRLAAYHMKVPVVVHTYHGHVFHSYFNKAKTQVFLNIERYLAKKSTTLIAISPEQKTELVDQYRIAKESKFEVVPLGFQLERFMEDREAKRTAFRREFGIADDEIALGITGRLVPIKNHDLFLEALAYVLKKTTKKVRAFIIGDGTSCPDIQAKAGTLNIPYSVKGEELQGRPLVFTSWRSDMDVVNAGLDIVCLTSLNEGTPVSLIEAQAASKPIVATTVGGVKDVVKEGDTALLAGVHDKQPLFNHLLSLVENDALRERMGENGVDFVSERFGVKRLASDFRALYYSLLEKNVQLNGNRLPAFSDKRRELAIRQQQSGARLL; translated from the coding sequence ATGCCAAAGATACTGCGTATTCATAACCGACTGATTACCGGAGGACCGGTTTATAATGTATTGAATCTTACCAAGTTCCTGGAACCTGATTTTGAAACCCTGCTGGTGGTAGGCGAAAAAGAATCGCATGAGCAGGACGCCGGATTCCTTGCTGAAGAAATGGGGGTCAAGCCCTTATTGGTTCCGGAAATGGGACGTTCCATTCATCCGTTAAAAGATTATAAAGCATACCATAAAATTACCGAAATTATTAAGGCTTTTAAACCGGATATTGTACATACGCATGCGGCGAAGCCAGGTGCGGTGGGCAGGCTTGCGGCGTACCACATGAAAGTGCCGGTGGTAGTACATACCTATCATGGGCATGTATTTCATTCCTATTTTAATAAGGCCAAGACCCAGGTTTTTTTGAATATTGAACGCTACCTGGCAAAGAAAAGTACCACATTGATCGCCATTAGTCCGGAGCAAAAAACAGAACTGGTAGACCAGTACCGCATTGCTAAAGAAAGTAAATTCGAGGTGGTGCCCCTGGGCTTTCAGCTGGAGCGGTTTATGGAAGACCGGGAAGCAAAAAGAACGGCCTTTCGCAGGGAATTTGGTATTGCAGACGACGAGATCGCGCTGGGAATTACAGGGAGGCTGGTGCCGATAAAGAATCATGACCTGTTCCTGGAGGCGTTGGCTTATGTGCTGAAGAAAACCACAAAAAAAGTCCGGGCATTTATTATCGGAGACGGCACTTCCTGTCCGGATATTCAAGCCAAGGCAGGAACACTCAATATCCCGTATTCCGTCAAGGGTGAGGAGTTACAGGGCCGGCCGCTGGTTTTCACTTCCTGGAGATCTGATATGGATGTGGTGAATGCGGGTTTGGATATTGTTTGCCTCACTTCGCTCAATGAAGGCACGCCGGTAAGCCTGATTGAGGCCCAGGCTGCCAGTAAACCGATCGTTGCTACAACTGTAGGAGGAGTGAAGGATGTTGTGAAAGAAGGAGACACTGCACTTTTAGCGGGAGTACATGACAAGCAGCCGCTTTTTAATCATTTATTATCATTGGTGGAAAACGATGCGCTAAGGGAGCGTATGGGAGAAAACGGCGTTGATTTTGTTTCGGAACGATTTGGTGTAAAAAGGCTGGCTTCCGACTTCCGGGCATTATATTATTCTTTATTGGAAAAGAATGTACAGCTCAATGGCAACAGGCTGCCGGCCTTTTCCGATAAGCGGCGGGAACTTGCCATTCGGCAACAACAAAGCGGCGCGCGGCTTTTGTAA
- a CDS encoding UDP-glucuronic acid decarboxylase family protein, with amino-acid sequence MKKRVLITGAAGFLGSHLCDKFIAEGYKVIAMDNLITGDLRNLEHLFPIPDFEFYHHDVTKYIHISGPLNYILHFASPASPIDYLKIPIQTLKVGAMGTHNCLGLAKDKKARILVASTSEVYGDPLVHPQTEEYWGNVNPVGPRGVYDEAKRYMESITMAYHSFHKVDTRIVRIFNTYGPRMRLNDGRALPAFIGQALRGEDITVFGDGSQTRSFCFVSDLVEGIYKLLLSSYTSPVNIGNPDEISLNDFAEEILALTGNKVRIIHKPLPADDPKQRQPDITKARTILGWEPQVTRKSGLEITYQYFKNLGPDEWYHQPKEFTVPGASI; translated from the coding sequence ATGAAAAAACGCGTCTTGATTACCGGTGCCGCGGGTTTCCTGGGGTCGCATCTTTGTGATAAATTTATTGCAGAGGGATATAAAGTGATTGCAATGGATAACCTGATCACCGGCGATCTAAGAAACCTGGAGCATTTATTTCCCATCCCGGATTTTGAATTCTATCATCATGATGTTACAAAGTATATTCATATTTCCGGACCGCTGAATTATATCCTGCATTTTGCATCCCCGGCCAGCCCGATCGACTATTTAAAAATCCCCATTCAAACCCTGAAGGTTGGTGCCATGGGAACACATAACTGCCTGGGCCTGGCGAAAGATAAAAAAGCGCGGATCCTGGTGGCCTCCACCAGCGAAGTATATGGCGATCCATTGGTGCACCCGCAAACCGAGGAATACTGGGGAAATGTAAACCCGGTGGGGCCGCGTGGAGTTTATGACGAGGCTAAGCGATATATGGAGTCCATTACCATGGCCTATCATAGTTTTCATAAGGTAGATACAAGAATTGTTCGCATTTTTAACACTTACGGGCCCCGAATGCGCCTGAATGATGGCCGGGCGCTGCCGGCTTTTATAGGCCAGGCGCTAAGAGGGGAAGATATCACCGTGTTTGGAGACGGATCTCAGACCCGCAGTTTCTGTTTTGTATCAGATTTGGTAGAAGGGATCTATAAGTTGTTATTAAGCAGTTATACATCGCCGGTTAATATCGGGAACCCCGACGAAATCTCTTTAAATGATTTTGCGGAGGAAATTCTGGCTTTAACGGGTAATAAAGTTAGAATTATACACAAGCCGTTGCCTGCTGACGATCCAAAACAACGTCAGCCGGATATTACAAAGGCGCGGACTATTTTAGGATGGGAACCCCAGGTGACAAGAAAATCCGGACTGGAGATTACATATCAATATTTTAAAAATCTTGGCCCGGATGAATGGTATCACCAGCCAAAAGAATTTACGGTTCCCGGGGCTTCGATATAA
- a CDS encoding right-handed parallel beta-helix repeat-containing protein translates to MKTFVFFFVLQIVAGSQNQLNAQSIVVRDIKSFGARGDGRTNDHAAFQKAAAFFNERGGNGKLKISKGVYIVGNQIIDNGKSEQFKWKGQDILHFTNVRNLTIEGAPGTILRYSNAMKFGSFDPASGHPRKGNGYFVDSRWAASLGHCIFIDKSQNIVVKDIELDGNSDKIVLGGSYGDVGYQLPHYGVFIQNSKEITIQNVNSHHFGLDGICVANIKTGTADNIKILNSKFNYNARQGFSWIGGNGVYALSCQFNHSGKGKFYSPPGAGLDIEAEYGPNQNGVFENCEFINATGCCMVADGGDSRNMTFNNCTFWSSTTWSIWTTKPRFTFNACKIYGPIVHGYDSPNDQDATKFIKCQIEDKPYNGQQPSGAFLIETNDKRRVRFENCTLTARYKKLFWISAPAGWQPKEKYHLINCKFISLANSYPAGDFIGVLRGVYYKNTIMQHQRKYYITQCCDSSNIDGGNNKTITTD, encoded by the coding sequence ATGAAAACTTTTGTCTTTTTTTTCGTTCTACAAATTGTGGCCGGTTCGCAAAACCAATTGAACGCGCAATCAATAGTAGTTCGTGACATCAAATCGTTTGGAGCTCGAGGAGATGGGCGAACCAACGATCATGCAGCATTCCAAAAAGCTGCCGCATTTTTCAATGAACGAGGCGGCAATGGAAAATTAAAAATTTCCAAAGGCGTCTATATTGTCGGTAATCAAATCATTGACAATGGCAAGAGCGAGCAATTCAAGTGGAAAGGGCAGGATATATTACATTTTACAAATGTCCGGAACCTTACAATTGAAGGAGCTCCCGGCACGATTTTAAGATATTCCAACGCGATGAAATTTGGCTCCTTCGATCCCGCCAGCGGACACCCGCGTAAGGGTAATGGTTATTTTGTTGATTCACGGTGGGCAGCCAGTTTAGGACATTGTATATTCATTGACAAATCCCAAAATATTGTGGTGAAAGACATAGAGCTGGACGGGAATAGTGATAAGATTGTATTGGGAGGATCTTATGGCGATGTGGGTTATCAGCTGCCTCATTACGGCGTTTTTATACAAAACAGCAAAGAAATAACGATCCAAAACGTGAATTCACATCACTTCGGCTTAGATGGGATTTGCGTTGCCAATATAAAGACAGGCACAGCTGACAATATAAAAATACTCAATAGCAAATTTAACTATAACGCCCGCCAGGGGTTTTCATGGATTGGGGGAAATGGAGTCTACGCCCTGAGCTGTCAGTTCAATCATTCCGGAAAGGGAAAATTCTATTCTCCTCCCGGAGCTGGATTAGACATTGAAGCTGAATATGGCCCTAATCAAAATGGCGTGTTTGAGAATTGCGAGTTTATAAATGCAACGGGATGCTGCATGGTCGCTGATGGCGGTGATAGCCGTAATATGACTTTTAATAACTGTACCTTTTGGAGTAGTACTACATGGAGCATCTGGACCACAAAACCCAGGTTCACCTTCAATGCATGCAAAATTTATGGCCCCATCGTGCATGGCTACGACTCGCCAAATGATCAGGATGCTACCAAATTTATTAAATGCCAGATTGAAGACAAACCATATAATGGGCAACAACCGTCGGGAGCATTCCTTATCGAAACAAATGACAAGAGACGTGTGCGGTTTGAAAATTGTACGTTGACCGCGCGTTATAAAAAGCTCTTTTGGATCAGCGCCCCGGCGGGCTGGCAGCCAAAGGAAAAATATCACTTGATAAACTGCAAGTTTATTAGCCTCGCGAACAGCTATCCGGCCGGGGATTTTATTGGCGTTTTAAGGGGCGTATATTATAAAAACACAATAATGCAACACCAAAGAAAATATTATATAACCCAATGCTGTGACTCCTCTAATATTGACGGAGGTAACAATAAAACGATCACAACAGATTAA
- a CDS encoding glycosyltransferase, giving the protein MAKKNVLFIVPYPVGMAPSQRFRVEQFFPLLRENAISYDICPFLDVNTWRLLYKNSSSIRKVWGILSGYVNRWLVFFRLHRYSLVFIHREAAPLGPPLFEWLIAKVWRKKMIYDFDDAIWIPNTSAENKPMNALKSFWKVPLICKYATIVFGGNDFLCEFAKESGARRVLYLPTVVDTEGRYGKTKSKKRDSGITIGWTGSHSTLKYLNLIVPVLKRLETEYEFRFVVIADKNPAIPLKNYMFIPWNVSTEIEDLEKMDIGLMPLTNDKWSEGKCGFKLIQYMALGIASVASPVGVNKIIITDGHDGFLCEDPDEWHTALKELILNADLRRSICENGRKRIEQKYSIISQKNVFIDALKS; this is encoded by the coding sequence TTGGCAAAAAAAAATGTTCTTTTTATAGTACCTTATCCAGTGGGCATGGCGCCTTCACAGCGCTTTAGGGTTGAACAGTTTTTCCCGTTGCTTCGTGAAAATGCAATCTCTTATGACATCTGCCCTTTTTTAGATGTAAATACTTGGCGTCTACTTTATAAGAACAGTTCTTCTATCCGGAAGGTTTGGGGAATATTATCCGGGTATGTTAATAGATGGTTGGTCTTTTTCAGATTACACAGGTATTCACTTGTTTTCATTCACCGTGAAGCAGCTCCGCTCGGTCCTCCTCTGTTTGAATGGCTGATTGCCAAAGTATGGAGAAAAAAAATGATCTATGATTTTGATGATGCAATATGGATTCCCAATACGAGCGCAGAGAATAAGCCGATGAATGCGCTTAAATCATTTTGGAAAGTACCGCTGATCTGTAAATATGCTACCATTGTATTTGGTGGCAACGATTTCTTATGTGAATTTGCAAAAGAAAGCGGTGCCAGGCGGGTCCTTTATCTTCCTACAGTTGTCGATACCGAAGGACGATATGGAAAAACAAAATCGAAAAAGAGGGATAGCGGGATTACTATTGGTTGGACGGGTTCGCACTCAACGCTTAAATACCTTAATCTGATTGTTCCGGTACTGAAAAGACTGGAAACGGAATACGAATTCAGATTTGTTGTTATTGCAGATAAGAACCCGGCTATACCGTTGAAGAATTATATGTTTATACCTTGGAACGTTTCAACAGAAATAGAAGATTTAGAAAAGATGGATATAGGCCTTATGCCACTGACCAATGATAAATGGAGCGAAGGTAAATGCGGGTTCAAACTTATTCAATATATGGCTTTGGGTATTGCATCCGTTGCATCACCCGTGGGCGTCAATAAAATAATTATTACGGACGGACATGACGGATTTTTATGCGAGGATCCTGATGAATGGCATACGGCCCTGAAAGAGTTGATCCTGAATGCAGATCTAAGAAGATCTATATGTGAAAATGGGCGGAAACGTATTGAACAAAAGTACAGCATTATTTCTCAGAAAAACGTCTTCATCGACGCCCTGAAATCGTAA
- the asnB gene encoding asparagine synthase (glutamine-hydrolyzing), producing the protein MCGIAGFIDFNQKSSKETVYKMAASMPHRGPDGQSEFFEQCEGYQVGLGHRRLSIIDLSHAADQPMTYEDLVVVFNGEIYNYNEIKEELTARGHQFQTTSDTEVILHSWKEWGAAAIHKWHGMFALVLYDRSGQELTAIRDRAGVKPFYYSFRDGLFLFGSELKALVAHPAYQKEVSPEVAASFLQYGTVPAPYSIFKNTFKLRAGHLLRMNLRKRELVTEQYWNVYDYYNKPKLSISLPDAISETERILEKAFQYRMVADVPVGVFLSGGFDSTCVTALLQKNSTGKIKTFTIGTTDNRLDEAPFAKQIAAHLGTDHTEYYCTEKEAMDIIPELPFYYDEPFADSSAIPTILVSRLARQKVTVALSADAGDEIFAGYNRYDYINRYGQKLQRIPVSLRKIAASLMEYISSETIPVLRNKANFHSRYDKLKNLLREPSPAELLKNLSIVFPDSEIKKIFACAPVGLTTLYQSWELKPEYYDALSFMMAVDYQTYLADDILQKVDRATMSICLEGREPFLDQDVIEWAAQLPTDYKYHKGIKKHILREIVYPYVPKALMDRPKMGFGIPIADWLAGPLRPLVEEYLDDAVLARHGLFQFAEVQRLKRDFLAGRKEKYLKIWHLLMFQMWYRKWMRV; encoded by the coding sequence ATGTGTGGTATTGCTGGGTTCATAGATTTTAATCAAAAAAGCTCCAAAGAGACGGTTTATAAAATGGCTGCTTCCATGCCTCATCGGGGGCCGGATGGGCAGTCTGAATTTTTTGAGCAGTGCGAGGGTTACCAGGTTGGTTTGGGGCACCGTCGTCTTTCTATTATCGATCTCAGTCATGCAGCAGATCAGCCCATGACCTATGAAGACCTGGTGGTTGTTTTCAATGGTGAGATCTATAATTACAATGAAATTAAGGAAGAATTAACCGCCAGGGGGCACCAGTTTCAGACGACTTCCGATACAGAGGTAATCCTGCACAGCTGGAAGGAATGGGGTGCGGCAGCTATTCATAAATGGCATGGGATGTTTGCGCTGGTATTATATGACCGGAGCGGGCAGGAGCTGACGGCTATCCGGGACCGGGCGGGGGTAAAGCCTTTTTACTACTCGTTCCGAGATGGCCTGTTTCTTTTTGGATCGGAGTTAAAGGCTCTGGTGGCCCATCCTGCGTATCAAAAGGAAGTTAGCCCCGAAGTGGCGGCATCCTTCCTTCAATATGGAACCGTTCCGGCACCATATTCTATCTTTAAAAATACCTTTAAGCTCAGGGCCGGGCATTTACTGCGTATGAACCTTCGGAAACGAGAGCTGGTAACAGAGCAGTACTGGAATGTATACGACTATTACAATAAACCTAAACTTAGCATCAGTTTGCCGGATGCTATCAGTGAAACGGAGCGCATCCTCGAAAAGGCTTTTCAATACCGTATGGTAGCAGATGTGCCGGTAGGCGTGTTCCTGAGTGGCGGATTTGACAGCACCTGCGTAACCGCCCTGCTTCAAAAAAACAGCACGGGGAAAATCAAGACCTTTACCATCGGTACAACTGATAACAGATTGGATGAAGCGCCTTTTGCAAAACAAATTGCAGCACATCTGGGTACGGATCATACCGAATATTATTGTACGGAAAAGGAGGCCATGGACATCATTCCGGAGCTGCCTTTTTATTATGATGAGCCCTTTGCAGATAGTAGTGCCATCCCTACCATACTGGTAAGCCGGCTGGCCCGACAAAAAGTGACTGTAGCGCTTTCCGCGGATGCAGGCGATGAGATCTTTGCCGGGTACAACCGGTATGATTATATTAACCGTTACGGGCAAAAACTGCAAAGGATACCGGTGTCTCTTCGGAAAATAGCTGCCAGCTTGATGGAGTATATTTCATCTGAAACGATACCTGTGCTGCGGAATAAAGCCAATTTTCATAGTCGCTATGATAAATTAAAGAACCTGCTGCGTGAACCCTCTCCTGCAGAACTTCTAAAAAATCTTAGCATTGTTTTTCCGGACAGCGAAATAAAAAAAATATTTGCCTGCGCACCGGTCGGGCTTACCACCCTATATCAAAGCTGGGAGCTGAAGCCGGAGTATTATGATGCGCTTTCTTTTATGATGGCCGTGGACTACCAGACCTATCTAGCGGATGATATTTTGCAAAAAGTAGACCGGGCTACCATGAGCATCTGCCTTGAAGGACGGGAGCCATTTCTGGATCAGGATGTTATTGAATGGGCGGCACAGTTACCTACGGATTATAAATATCACAAAGGTATTAAAAAACATATCCTGCGAGAGATCGTGTACCCGTATGTGCCCAAAGCATTGATGGACCGCCCCAAGATGGGCTTCGGTATTCCGATAGCAGATTGGTTAGCTGGTCCATTAAGGCCCCTGGTGGAGGAGTATCTGGACGATGCGGTCCTGGCCAGGCATGGCCTGTTTCAGTTCGCGGAAGTGCAGCGTTTAAAGCGTGATTTCTTGGCCGGCAGGAAGGAGAAATATCTTAAAATCTGGCACTTACTGATGTTTCAGATGTGGTATAGGAAATGGATGCGCGTGTGA
- a CDS encoding glycosyltransferase: protein MPEEVLFVTWDGPQTNYLEGLFMPIFFEISRKRDVTFHIIQFSWADQSEHNQLKQLAQKYGFVYIHYPVLRKPSISMGAMLTIAGAKKKIAKYLVQNNIDIVMPRSTFPAMMLSSLRNDNLKIIYDADGLPIEERVDFFGMKKNSFQYRFLTSVENKMIAKADAVVTRSRKASEIHIARIGRELRSKLFVVNNGRDTSLFRRSELDRTSARNELEIEDDETLFVYAGSLGSQYCLAEMLNIFGRYLKQYKARFLILTGDTEYLEATIPEALRSFVIYRTVNYEKVPYFLNAGDLAFALRKPTFSMQGIAPIKLGEYLLCGLPVIASKGIGDTEDYIKFFEECYLFDHTLPLEFQYENIVNFINRAKECDKFEIASKAIPLFSLEAAAESYIKAFDSIGI from the coding sequence ATGCCGGAGGAAGTACTTTTTGTTACGTGGGACGGCCCTCAAACAAATTATTTGGAGGGGCTTTTTATGCCGATTTTTTTCGAAATTTCGCGAAAGAGGGATGTGACATTTCATATCATTCAATTTTCGTGGGCTGATCAAAGTGAACATAACCAGTTGAAGCAATTGGCTCAGAAATATGGATTCGTATACATTCATTATCCGGTTTTGAGAAAGCCCAGTATTTCTATGGGCGCGATGTTAACGATTGCCGGCGCAAAGAAAAAAATAGCCAAATATCTTGTTCAAAATAACATCGATATAGTAATGCCCAGGAGTACCTTTCCTGCAATGATGTTATCCAGCCTTCGGAACGATAATCTTAAAATTATATATGATGCTGATGGGTTACCTATCGAAGAACGGGTAGATTTTTTTGGGATGAAAAAGAACTCTTTTCAATATAGATTTCTAACTTCTGTAGAGAATAAGATGATCGCAAAGGCTGATGCAGTAGTTACTCGATCTCGGAAGGCAAGTGAAATACATATTGCTAGAATAGGAAGAGAGTTGCGGAGTAAGCTTTTTGTTGTAAACAATGGAAGAGATACTTCTTTGTTTCGGAGGAGTGAGCTGGATAGAACCTCTGCACGTAATGAACTGGAGATAGAGGACGATGAAACTCTTTTTGTTTATGCCGGCTCCCTAGGTAGTCAGTATTGCTTGGCCGAAATGTTGAATATATTTGGACGATATCTAAAACAGTATAAGGCCAGATTTTTAATCTTAACGGGCGATACTGAGTATTTAGAAGCAACGATTCCCGAGGCTTTACGATCTTTTGTAATTTACAGAACAGTAAACTATGAGAAAGTCCCGTATTTCCTGAATGCCGGCGATTTGGCTTTTGCATTGCGGAAACCGACGTTTAGTATGCAAGGTATAGCTCCGATAAAGCTAGGAGAATACCTGCTCTGCGGCTTACCGGTAATTGCGAGCAAAGGTATTGGTGATACGGAGGACTATATTAAGTTTTTTGAGGAATGTTATCTTTTTGATCATACATTGCCTCTGGAGTTTCAGTATGAGAACATTGTTAATTTTATCAATAGAGCTAAGGAGTGTGATAAATTTGAAATTGCTTCGAAGGCAATTCCCCTTTTCTCTTTAGAAGCAGCTGCGGAGTCGTATATAAAGGCATTTGACAGCATTGGGATATAA